One Candidatus Eisenbacteria bacterium genomic window carries:
- a CDS encoding NifB/NifX family molybdenum-iron cluster-binding protein codes for MKIAIPVTAGKLSPHFGHCEEFAVIDVDLESKSAGEESRIPAPPHEPGLLPQWLAEQDVSLVIAGGMGGRARDLFKQQKIAVLIGAEIVEPALLVQSFLDGSLQDGENFCDH; via the coding sequence ATGAAAATAGCCATACCGGTGACTGCAGGAAAACTATCCCCGCACTTCGGCCACTGCGAAGAATTCGCCGTGATTGATGTCGATTTGGAATCAAAAAGTGCAGGCGAGGAAAGCCGGATCCCCGCCCCGCCCCACGAGCCCGGATTGCTGCCTCAATGGCTTGCTGAGCAAGATGTAAGCCTCGTGATTGCCGGTGGTATGGGAGGGCGGGCAAGAGATTTGTTCAAACAACAAAAGATAGCGGTTCTTATCGGCGCCGAAATTGTTGAACCGGCCCTGCTGGTTCAATCTTTCCTTGACGGATCCTTGCAGGACGGTGAAAACTTCTGCGATCACTAA
- a CDS encoding 4Fe-4S binding protein, which yields MKISIAGGKGGTGKTTVAIGLASAVREDVLLLDCDVEEPKCHHFLNPKEMDARSLSVLTPNVIAQKCTGCGACRDICEYNAIIMLGSKPLVFPELCHGCGECIHSCPTDAIVESLHEIGVIERGRSGRVTLVQGKLNIGEVISSPLIRAVRAHEKGNELTIIDSPPGATCPTVAAVKDTDFVVLVAEPTPRGYGDLVVAVEMIEALKLRYGIVINRVGTGDDRVHRYCKTKEIPILAEIPSDGRIAEAYSLGRAIVDALPEYRNLFIDLLEEVQGSVMS from the coding sequence ATGAAAATATCAATTGCGGGCGGTAAAGGTGGAACGGGAAAAACGACGGTTGCCATCGGTCTGGCCTCGGCGGTGCGGGAAGATGTTCTATTGCTTGACTGCGATGTCGAGGAACCGAAGTGCCATCACTTTCTGAATCCCAAGGAGATGGATGCCAGATCGTTGTCCGTTCTCACGCCCAATGTTATCGCGCAGAAATGCACGGGGTGCGGCGCCTGCAGGGACATCTGTGAGTATAACGCCATCATCATGCTGGGATCCAAGCCCCTCGTCTTTCCTGAGCTTTGCCATGGATGTGGCGAGTGCATTCATTCCTGTCCTACAGACGCAATCGTTGAATCGTTACATGAAATCGGAGTGATCGAGCGCGGCCGGAGCGGCCGGGTCACATTGGTCCAGGGAAAACTTAATATTGGGGAAGTGATATCATCGCCGCTGATCCGGGCGGTCCGAGCGCATGAAAAGGGAAATGAACTAACCATCATCGATTCACCGCCCGGCGCGACGTGTCCAACGGTCGCCGCGGTCAAAGACACCGATTTTGTCGTTCTTGTCGCCGAACCGACCCCCCGCGGATACGGCGATCTTGTTGTGGCTGTTGAGATGATCGAGGCGCTCAAACTCAGATATGGGATTGTCATCAATCGCGTCGGGACCGGCGACGACAGGGTACATCGGTATTGCAAAACCAAGGAAATCCCCATTCTTGCCGAAATTCCCTCAGATGGGAGAATCGCGGAAGCCTATTCGTTGGGACGCGCGATTGTCGATGCGTTGCCTGAATATAGAAATCTCTTCATAGATCTGCTCGAGGAAGTGCAAGGCTCAGTAATGTCATGA
- a CDS encoding DUF5320 domain-containing protein → MPGGDRRGPRGEGPRTGRAVGLCSGYENPGFMNPGFGGMGRGFGRGRRFRGFGGFRRGRGYGWRGDYPVRFSEGDVEYSGQGSDPGDIQSLRSEISGLRDQFQALMNRVDEFFSRPPKAE, encoded by the coding sequence ATGCCAGGAGGAGATCGAAGAGGCCCCAGAGGTGAAGGCCCGAGAACAGGCAGAGCCGTTGGACTGTGTTCCGGATATGAAAATCCAGGCTTCATGAATCCGGGTTTCGGCGGAATGGGAAGAGGTTTTGGTCGCGGACGGCGCTTTCGCGGATTCGGCGGTTTTCGACGGGGAAGAGGATACGGCTGGCGTGGTGATTATCCTGTGAGGTTCTCTGAAGGAGATGTTGAGTATTCAGGACAGGGGTCGGATCCCGGCGACATTCAAAGTCTCCGGAGCGAGATATCGGGATTGAGAGATCAATTCCAAGCACTCATGAATCGAGTTGATGAATTCTTTTCAAGACCTCCAAAAGCGGAATGA